DNA sequence from the Pseudomonas fluorescens Q2-87 genome:
GCCGGAGCTCGATATCCCCCGGCCGGGCCTGCCCGAGGACGGCCATGAATCGCGTACCTGGCAGGCCGGCCTCGGCACGCGAGGAGATCGGGCATTCGGCGAGTATGGCCTGCGCATGGCCTACCACGATCTCAACGACAACGCCGAGAGCTTCCCGCTAGGGGCGCAGATCGAAATCCTGCAGTTGAAACTGCGCCAGTACGAAGGCAACGATTGGCAGGTGCAACAACTGGACCTGGCGACCATACGCTCCCTGACCCCGCGCAACGAGCTGCTGCAACCGCTGTCCTGGCAGGTCACCGGCGGCCTGGAGCGGGTACCGGGCAAGCACGACGATGAGACATTGGTCAGCCACGTCAACGGCGGCGCCGGCGGTACATGGGCACTGGGGGAGGATGTCTTGGGCTTCGCCCTGGGCACGGTGCGGGTCGAGCACAACAACGACTTCGCCCAGTTCATCGCCCCAGCCACCGGTTTCAACAGCGGCGTGCTGTGGAAAAACCCATTGGGCAACCTGAGCGTGGAAGCCAAGGGCGATTATTTCGTCAACGGCGAAGTGCGTCGTAGCCTGAGCCTGAATCAACAGTGGGAAATATCCCGCAACCTCGGCCTGCGCTTGAGTGCCCAGCGCGAATTCAGCCACATGGCGTCGCCGGAAAACGAGGTGATGCTCGAGGTGAAGTGGTATCACTATTGAGTAGGGCAAGCCGTACGCATGCAGAGACGAACAGATAAATCACAGCGCTTTCACACCGGCCTGACGAATCCACTTCTAGACTTCTGGTAAGTAGGTACGTCAGGCAGGCAGAAGATGAAACGCGCGGTGGTAATGCTGGGTATGTTGATGTTGCTCGGTGGTTGCGAAACGACCCATGAAGACCTGATTTCCCGAGGTTATCCACCGGCATTCGCCGACGGCTATGACGACGGTTGCAGCAGTGGTCGGCAAGCGGCCGGTGCAATCACGGGCCAGTTCAGAAAAGATGTGCCGCGCTATCTCAAGGATGCCCGTTACGCCGAAGGCTGGAGCGACGGTTTCCGCCAGTGCCAGGCGATGCGCGAAAGCGAGGACCGCGATGCCTACCGTGAACGTCACTGGGACGAGCGCGAACGCGCCTGGCAGCAAGAGAAGGATCGGGACGCCGCCCGGGCCTATCGTTCGCAATAAGTCGCGCGTAGACATTCATCGAAACCAAAAGCCTGCGACCATGGCCCAAACTCCAATAGAGGAGAACACCATGAGTCGCGCTTTCGTCAACGAAGACACCGCAGCTGCCCAGGCCGACCAGCCGGTCGAGCGCCAGATCAGCGCGCAACCCAACTACGTCACGCCCACCGGGCTCGCCCAGCTACAGGCCCGGGTCGCCGAGTTGCAGGCTTTGCACGCCCAGCAGTCTGCCCGCAGCGATCAGGCAGACAAGCAGCGCCTCGCTGACATCGAACGGGACCTGCGATATTTCAATCAGCGTTTGCAAAGCGCGCAAGTCGTAGCGCCGAACGCATCCGAGCAAGTGCTAATCGGACATTGGGTAACGTTCGTCGATGAAGAGGATCACGAACGGCGGGTGCAATTGGTCGGCGAAGACCAGGCCGACGCGGCCAATGGGCTGGTCAACTGGGGGTCGCCTCTGGGGCGGGCATTATTGGGAACCCGGATTGGCGATGAGGTGATATGGGAGCGACCGGCGGGGAATCTCGCCATTGAAGTCGTTGCCATAGATCTCGATTAACGTGCGCCTTAATAAAAACAACGATAAAAAAATATCAAATTCAGCTCATTGCCGCCTTGCTTGTTCAATGCCTATTAGCCCTCCAGCAAACCGACAATTATCTAGATGCCTGACCGGCGTAATCGCAACATAAAGTCATAACGACAAGTTGGTGTTAGTTCAGCCGCATGCTACTGTTTTCCCGCACTTCAAAAGTGCGCAACAATCACAACGGAGGTGCATCATGAGCGAGCAACTACTGGCGATGTCCGGCAACTTCGAGTGCGACTTCAAGTCCTACCAGCACGCGAATAACCCTGGCATTGAAGCGACCGCACTGACCATTGTCGAGTGTGGCACTGTCCACTGCACCGCGCTTTTGTGCTAAACGTTACATAAGCAATACCCTGACACTCCCTAACTTCACAAACAAATTCATTAACGTCCTACAGTTCGGATGCACTTGCTGGCACCCGATCGACCTGTGGTCACTGTACTTACTGTTAATACTGATGAGGAAACTATCATGAGCGAACAGATCCTGAACATGTCCGGCGACTTCCACCTCGAATTCGACGCCTATCAAGCGCCTGCTAATAACATGACAGAAATACTGGCAACGACAATGGAATGCAACACGTTCGGGACATGCACCAATCTTGAATGCTCCACGTTGGGCTGCTGATCCCGCTCGACTGATCGCCGAAACAGGCCATCGATGAAAACATAGAGCAGGCATTGCCTGCTCTATCCATGTCAGGAGCTACGGCATGCTTATCAACTCCCTGAAGCTGAATCAGCGAGGCCAGCACAGATTCTCTTCCGCTCGCGAAATCGCCCTTTTTGAAAACAACCTGACCCGCCTGCACGCGGATGACCAGGCCTTGTTGAAGTACTTTGGGTTGGACAGGGCGCAACTGTCCGCCTACATCAAGGCCCCAGCCAACAACCAGCGCTTGCCGTTCGACGGCGAAACCGCCCTGGATGCCTTGAAGGCAAAGATTATCCAGCTAGACAGTCTTGGCACCGAGACGAAAACGACCTCGGCAGGCGAGGACAATTTTTATTGGTTCGGCTACCGTTTTTTTCTTTATTTCGTGGACATGTTCAAGGCCGACCCGCGCTACGCCACTGCATCGATGCATATCGATGAACCTGCCCTGTTCGCAAGCCTTGAACGCTATGTGCTGGCCCGGGTCGGACGCACTTCGGAACAAAGCCTGGTGCATTATCTGAACACACGGATTGCCGACGGCGATGGCATCGATCTGACCGGTTTCAATGAACAGCTGCGCACATTGCCGCTGCAAACATTTTTTGAATCCTATCCAGTGTTGGCCAGCCTGTTGCTGGATCTGTTGGAAGACACCAGCCGCTACCTTTATGCAGTCATCCTCGACTTCGCCGCCGATATTGAAGCGCTTGAGAAAGCGTTCTGTATCCCCTCCCGAAGAATCGAGGCGATCGAACTCGGCCTGGGTGATCCCCATGGCCGCGGCGAAACGGTCTGCGAAGTAAAAATCGGCGCGCTATCCCTGGTCTACAAACCCAGAGCGAGCCGGGAGGCGCTGTTCTTCAATCGTCTTCTTGGACAATTGCACGAGTGGACAGGCGCCGATTGTTTTTCTATCCATGCCCCCAAAATCCTCAGTCATGAGCGGCACAGCTGGGTAGAAAGAATCGACAACCTGCCTTGCGACAGCGAAGCGGACATCGCGCTGTTCTATAAAAGAATGGGCGCGCAGATGGCCCTTATCCACGCACTGAACGGCATCGATTTTCACTACGAAAATATCATTGCGTGTGCAAGCAGCCCGGTCATGATTGACCTCGAGTGTTTGTTCACCGCGTCTACCAGCGAGCTGCTGCACGACCTACCTGCCAACTGCGCATTGTTCAATGCATTCAAGTTGATTCAACAGTCGGTGTGCTCCAGTGGCTTCCTACCTTTTTCGCATCACTCCAAAAACGACCAGAGCGGACTCACGCGGCAAGAGCAGTTCATTTCCTCGCGCCAATCACTGGTGTTCGAAGATGGCTTCTATCATTTGCGTAAGGTTCAATTCGAACATCAGCCGCTGCAAAAACATCTACCACACTGCCACGGTGAACACAGGGGATTCGAAGCGTATAAAGCGGAACTTCTTGATGGCTTTGAATATGCCTACGACCAGTTGATGATTCATCGGCGTTCGATCATGCAGAGCCTGGAATATTCGGCAGGCGAATTGTCCACCCGGGTACTGTTCAAGAACTCCCAGCGTTATGCCGACTTCATCGGACTAAGCCGCCATCCACGTTTTATGCAAAACATGCTGGATCGAGAACTCCTGCTGGCCACCCTGTGGAAAGACTTGAAGGACGTCTATCGGGAGAAGAACATTCCCCGTTATGAAATCGCCGACTTGCGAAGATCCAGCATTCCGTGTTTCACCATGTCCCTCAACTCCAGCTACTTGACAAGCACCCAGGGCGAAACCATAGAAATGGCCCCGGTGGAGCCACCGATCAGGAGCTGCCTGCAGAAACTGGCTGACCTTTCCCAAGCAGACAAGGCACTGCAATGCACCCTGCTCGAAATCTGCCTGTTTCCAGAGCCCCACGGCCAACCGCCACTGCGCACCAGGCAGACGCACGTGAAGCCTCTAGACGCGCCCCCAACGGACCGACTCGAAGCAGTCTTGAGTATCGCCGCCCGTGTGGAGGCGCTCGCTGTCATGGGAACAGCGCCAGACGTAAGCTGGCTGTCTTTTCACTTGCACCCCACGACGCAACGAAGATACCCCACGCCCATGGACCATGGGTTGTATTCCGGTATCGCCGGGATTGGGTTGTTCTATCTGAGCCTGTTCAAAGTGAGTGGCCAGACTCGCTTTCTGAGGCTCACGGACCAGGTGCTGTACTCCCTGGAGCAACACTTCGGTTTCTTCAAGACCGATCTAAGCGTCAGTGCCTATCATGGGCTGGGGTCTTACCTCTATCTGCTCATCAACCGGCGGCATATCACGGGCGATCCAAAACATGATGAAAGAATCGCCGACCTGCTGACCCAACTGATTGAAGTGCCTCCCGAAAACTATGATTTCGACTTCCTCGCAGGTTGCTGCGGCGCGGTGACGCTATTGGCCAATATCCATGCGCTGTCCGCGCGCGAGGATGTGCTGTCGGCCATTCGACGCATGGTTGACTACATAAGGGAGCAAATCCTGGTTGAGGAAGGCCAGCTTCTACGGCGCGATGATCGCTCCGTCATCTTGACCGGGCTGTCTCACGGTCTTTCCGGCGTCATTCATGCGTTGTGCAAAGCGTATGACGTGACCGGCGATGCGGCGTTGGTGCCCCTGGCCGTCCAGGTGCTTGAGGGGGAAAATCGCTTGAGCCGGGATGGTTTCTGGCTGGACCTGCGCGACCTTGGGCCCGTGGACCATACATCCAAATGGTGCCACGGCGATGGAGGCATCCTCATCGCCAGGCGACAGCTCATGCAATCGATGGGACACGCACTGGACGAAGCGACCCGGCGGACCGTGCTCGACGACATCCAGCGGTGCGAGAACAATCTCTGGCGGCATGGGTTTGGCGAGGGCTACAACCTGTGTCATGGCGACTTCGGCAATCTGGTCTGCCTGTATGACTTGTATCGGCATGCAGATAACGCCGACGGCCTGGGCAGGGTCAGGAAGGCGCTTGAGGACGTCGCCCAGCAGTTTTTCGAAGGGCCATCGCTTGACAGCGACCGTGTGCCTGACGTCAGCCTGCTGACCGGTATTGCGGGCGCGGGTTATGCCCTGCTGTATGTGATGGATCCGAGCATTCCCAACATACTTTCGCTTGATTTTGCGATACCGGTATAAGTACGTCGGCTAAAGCAGATAAGAACGATCACACATTTTTGAGAAGAGCTCGAAACCACTGTGGGAGCGGGCTTGCTCGCGAAAGCGGTGGATCCGTCAACACAATGCTGACTGATCCGACGCCTTCGCGAGCAAGCCCGCTCCCACAGGTTTTACAGCTTACCGGATGGCCGAATCAGGCCAGTTTCTTGTGCCGCACGCGATGCGGCTGGGCCGCTGCTTCGCCGAGGCGTTTCTTGCGATCGGCTTCGTACTCGGTGTAGTTGCCTTCGAAGAACACCGCTTGCGAATCGTCTTCGTACGCCAGGATGTGGGTCGCCACACGGTCGAGGAACCACCGATCGTGGGAGATCACAATGGCGGCGCCCGGGAAGTCCAACAAGGCCTCTTCCAGGGAACGCAGGGTTTCGACGTCAAGGTCGTTGGACGGTTCGTCAAGCAGCAGGACGTTGCCGCCCTCTTTCAAGGTCAACGCCAGGTGCAAGCGGCCGCGCTCACCGCCGGACAAGTCCTTGACGAACTTCTGCTGGTCTCCGCCCTTGAAGTTGAAGCGTCCTACGTAGGTACGCGAAGGGATTTCATAGTTGCCGATGCGGATCTGGTCGGAGCCGTCGGAAATCTGCTGGAACACGGTCTTGCTGCCGTCCAGGTCCTCGCGGCTCTGGTCGACGCACGCCAACTGCACGGTTTCGCCGATTTCGATGCTGCCCGAATCCGGTGTTTCCTTGCCCATCAACATACGGAACAGCGTGGACTTACCCGCGCCGTTACCACCGATCACACCGACGATGGCGCCCTTGGGCATGGAGAACGACAGGTTGTCGATCAGCACGCGGTCGCCGTAGCCCTTGCTGACGTTCTTGAATTCGATGACCTTGTCACCCAGGCGCGGGCCGGCCGGGATATAGATCTCGTTGGTCTCGCTGCGCTTCTGGAATTCCTGGGACTGCATTTCCTCGAAGCGTTGCAGACGTGCCTTGGATTTGGACTGGCGGGCCTTGGCGCCTTTGCGCACCCACTCCAGTTCTTCCTTCATGGCTTTTTCATGGGCCGACTGCTGCTTGGATTCCTGGGCCAGACGATCGGACTTGGCTTCCAGCCAGCCCGAATAGTTGCCCTCGTACGGAATGCCTGCGCCGCGGTCCAGTTCCAGGATCCAGCCGGCGACGTTGTCCAGGAAGTAACGGTCGTGCGTGATCGCGACCACGGTGCCCGGGAAGTCGTGCAGGAAGTGTTCGAGCCAGGCGACGGAATCGGCGTCCAAGTGGTTGGTCGGTTCGTCGAGCAGCAACATGTCCGGGGCGGACAGCAGCAGGCGGCACAGGGCCACGCGGCGCTTTTCACCGCCTGACAGGTGTTCGACCTTCGCGTCCCACGCCGGCAAGCGCAACGCATCGGCGGCAACTTCCAGCTGACGCTCCAGGTTGTGGCCATCGCTGGCCTGCAGGATCGCTTCGAGCTTGGCCTGTTCGGCGGCCAGCTTGTCGAAGTCGGCATCCGGATCGGCATAGGCCGCATAGACTTCGTCCAGCCGTGCCTGGGCGTCCTTGATGACGCTGACCGCTTCCTCGACCACTTCGCGGACGGTCTTGCTTGGGTCCAGCTGCGGTTCCTGGGGCAGGTAGCCGATGTTCAGGTCCGGCATCGGGCGGGCTTCGCCGTCGAATTCGTTATCGACGCCGGCCATGATTTTCAGCAGTGTGGATTTGCCCGAACCGTTGAGGCCCAGGACGCCGATCTTGGCGCCAGGGAAGAACGACAGCGAAATGTTTTTCAGGATTTCCCGCTTCGGCGGAACAACTTTGCTCAGCCGATGCATGGTGAAGACGTATTGAGCCATGGTGAACCTAGCGTCAGTGACAGGTGAAAAAGAACGAGCCAGGCCATGCGCGGCGCCGGCATGTGATTGACATCAATGCCTGCGGGCCGATAGAGCCTGGATGTCTGGAGCTGGAGCGCTCTTGTTTGACCGGCAAAGCTACCTCAACCGTCGGTCAAGGTCCAGCCGCCAGGGGCTGGCACTTTGCCACAAGGCAAGGCATGCTAGCCGCCCTTCGGCCGTCCGGCTTATAGTGCACGTCGCGCCAGTCCAGCAAACCGCAGGATTACAGCTTGTCCAACGTCACGCCGCCCCTGTCCCCACGTGCACCGACCGTCGTGCCCGGCTCGCCCCTGCGCGGGACATTGAAGGGCGCGCTGGCTACGTTAGTGTTGCTGTTGCTCGGCTTGCTCTTCTGGCAACTGCTCGATCAATTGCGTGCAACCCAGCAGCAACAGCGCCAATACACCATCGATTACACCGCCGACCTGGCCGCGCAAGTCAGCCTGAACATGGCCTTGAACGCGCAAATCGCCCTCAACCTGCTACCGATCGTCGAACAACCGCAAAGTGTCGACGAACAGCAGGCCCTGGTCCGCAAGCTCCAGCAATCCTTGCCCCAATTGCGCAGCCTGGCCTTGCTGAGCCCTTCCGGCCGGGTGCTCAGTGACAGCGAAGCCGACAGCCAGGACGCCGATTTCCTGGGGGAACTGGTGCGGCGCAGTCGCGCCCAGGCCCACTATTTCAGCAATGCCGAAGACGGCTCCGTCGTGCATCTGTTGTTGCATCAGGCCAGCGGCAGCAGTCGCGGCTATTGGGCCCTGCGCCTGACCCCGAGTTTTTTTGCAACACTGACCAAGCAGGCCGATGTGGGGCTGCGCCCGCTATGGGTGGTGGAAAACCGCCTCAACCAGCAGATCATCAGCCGCGACGAGAGCCTGCCCTCGATCAGCCCTACCCGCTTGTCCCCGGAGGACTTGGAGAACACCGTATTGACCGTGCCGCTGAGTAGCAGCGACTGGCAATTGCGGGGTTTGTTCGACCGCAGTCAAGTGATCGAGCAACTGCTGCCGGCCTTCATCGGCAAATGCCTGCTGGGCTTGGCGTTTTCGTTGCTGCCGGTGATTGCGCTGCTGAACATGCGGCGGCGCCAACGGCAATTGCACGAAGGTCGGCGTCGCTACCAGGATATTTTCGAAGGCACTGGCGTGGCCCTTTGCGTGCTCGACCTGTCGGGGCTCAAGGCGTTTTTCGAGCGGGCCGGCCTGCGCGATGGCGATCAGTTGCGCGCTTGGCTGGAGGCTCCCGAGCAACTCGAACTGCTGCGCCAGGAAGTTCACGTCACCGAAGTCAACCGGATGGCGCTGAAACTGCTCAATGTCGATTCCTGCGAACAGGCCTGGCAGTTATTGGTCGGCAAGGCGCCGCAGGACAGCAACCCCGTTGGCTCTAAGCTGCTCGAAGCGTTGCTCGATCAACACAAGCAACTGGAACTGGAAATCCGGCTCCAGGACGCCCATGGCCGCGAACAGCATCTGTGGCTGGTGCTGCGCCTGCCAGAGAATCAGCAAGACTACAGCGCCGTTATCCTCAGCATCAACGACATTACCAGCCGCAAGCTGATCGAGCTTTCGCTGCTCGAGCGCGAGGGTTTCTGGTCCGATGTGGTGCGCACCGTACCGGATCATCTCTATGTGCAAGACGTGATCAGCCAGCGGATGATCTTCAGCAACCATCACCTGGGCCAGACCCTGGGCTACGACCGCACCGAACTGCACCAGATGGGTGAATACTTCTGGGAAATCCTGCTGCACAACGAAGACGCCGATCACTATCACGGCCTGCGTCAGGAACAACGACGGGCCGGGTACGCCCAACTGCTGCAATGCCAGTTGCGCTTTCGCCATCGCAATGGCAAATGGCGGCGCTTCGACATCCGCGAGCAGGCATTGGCTCGGGACCGGCATAACCAGGTGACACGGATCATCGGCGTGGCCAAGGACGTCACCGAGCAGATCGAGGCCAGTGAATCCCTGCGTGACAGCGAACAGCGCTACCGGATGCTCGCCGAAAGCATCAGCGATGTGATTTTTTCCACTGACAGCAAGCTTTCGCTCAACTATGTCAGCCCATCGGTACAAGCGGTGCTGGGCTACAACGCCGAATGGATCTTCCAGAACGGCTGGCAGTCGACCATTGCCAATCCGCAACAGTTGACCGGCATCTATACCCTGATGGACCGGGTCAGCAAGGCCCTCGACAAGCCCGAGCAACTGGCCGAGCTGCGCAACCAGATGCAAACCCAGCTGTACCTGTTCGACTGCCTGCGTGCCGATGGACGCAAAATCCCTATCGAACTCCGGCTGGTGCTGGTGTGGGATGACAATGGCGGGTTCGAAGGGGTGCTCGGTGTCGGCCGTGACATCAGCCAGCAGCGCCGCGCCGAAAAAGACCTGCGCATGGCCGCCACGGTATTCGAGCATTCCACTTCGGCGATCCTGATCACTGACCCGGCCGGCTACATTGTCCAGGCCAACGAAGCGTTCAGCCGCGTCAGTGGTTATGCGGTGTCGCAGGTTCTCGACCAGTTGCCGACCATGCTGACCGTGGACGAGCAGCAGGAAGCCCACCTGCGCTACGTGCTCAAGCAACTTCAGCAGCACAGCACCTGGGAAGGCGAAGTCTGGCTCAAGCGTCGCAATGGCGAACATTACCCCGCCTGGGTCGGCATCACCGCCGTGCTCGATGACGAAGGCGACCTGGCCAGCTACGTGTGTTTCTTCAGCGACATCAGTGAACGCAAGGCCAGCGAGCAGCGCATCCATCGCCTGGCCTACTATGACGCCCTGACCCACCTGCCCAACCGCACGCTGTTTCAGGATCGCCTGCACACCGCGCTGCAATCGGCCGAGCGGCAGAAATCCTGGGTCGTGCTGATGTTCCTCGACCTGGACCGCTTCAAGCCGATCAACGACTCCCTGGGCCATGCCGCTGGCGACCGGATGCTCAAGGAAATGGCCACCCGGCTGCTCGGCTGTGTCGCCGACGACGACACCGTGGCGCGCATGGGCGGCGACGAGTTCACCCTGCTGCTGCAACCGCGGGTCAGCCGCGAAATGGCGCTGAACCGGGCGATCACCGTGGCCGAGCAGATCCTCGCCAGCCTGGTTCGACCATTCGTGCTCGAAGGTCGAGAGTTCTTCGTTACTGCCAGTATCGGTATCGCCCTGAGCCCTCAGGACGGCAACGAACTGAGCCAGTTGATGAAAAACGCCGACACGGCCATGTATCACGCCAAGGAACGCGGCAAGAACAACTTCCAGTTCTATCAGGCCGACATGAACGCCAGCGCCCTGGAACGGCTGGAACTGGAAAGCGACCTGCGCCATGCCTTGGAGCAGAACGAATTCGTGTTGTATTACCAGCCGCAATTCAGCGGTGACGGCAAGCGCCTGACCGGCGCCGAGGC
Encoded proteins:
- the ettA gene encoding energy-dependent translational throttle protein EttA, with the protein product MAQYVFTMHRLSKVVPPKREILKNISLSFFPGAKIGVLGLNGSGKSTLLKIMAGVDNEFDGEARPMPDLNIGYLPQEPQLDPSKTVREVVEEAVSVIKDAQARLDEVYAAYADPDADFDKLAAEQAKLEAILQASDGHNLERQLEVAADALRLPAWDAKVEHLSGGEKRRVALCRLLLSAPDMLLLDEPTNHLDADSVAWLEHFLHDFPGTVVAITHDRYFLDNVAGWILELDRGAGIPYEGNYSGWLEAKSDRLAQESKQQSAHEKAMKEELEWVRKGAKARQSKSKARLQRFEEMQSQEFQKRSETNEIYIPAGPRLGDKVIEFKNVSKGYGDRVLIDNLSFSMPKGAIVGVIGGNGAGKSTLFRMLMGKETPDSGSIEIGETVQLACVDQSREDLDGSKTVFQQISDGSDQIRIGNYEIPSRTYVGRFNFKGGDQQKFVKDLSGGERGRLHLALTLKEGGNVLLLDEPSNDLDVETLRSLEEALLDFPGAAIVISHDRWFLDRVATHILAYEDDSQAVFFEGNYTEYEADRKKRLGEAAAQPHRVRHKKLA
- the lanM gene encoding type 2 lanthipeptide synthetase LanM, which produces MLINSLKLNQRGQHRFSSAREIALFENNLTRLHADDQALLKYFGLDRAQLSAYIKAPANNQRLPFDGETALDALKAKIIQLDSLGTETKTTSAGEDNFYWFGYRFFLYFVDMFKADPRYATASMHIDEPALFASLERYVLARVGRTSEQSLVHYLNTRIADGDGIDLTGFNEQLRTLPLQTFFESYPVLASLLLDLLEDTSRYLYAVILDFAADIEALEKAFCIPSRRIEAIELGLGDPHGRGETVCEVKIGALSLVYKPRASREALFFNRLLGQLHEWTGADCFSIHAPKILSHERHSWVERIDNLPCDSEADIALFYKRMGAQMALIHALNGIDFHYENIIACASSPVMIDLECLFTASTSELLHDLPANCALFNAFKLIQQSVCSSGFLPFSHHSKNDQSGLTRQEQFISSRQSLVFEDGFYHLRKVQFEHQPLQKHLPHCHGEHRGFEAYKAELLDGFEYAYDQLMIHRRSIMQSLEYSAGELSTRVLFKNSQRYADFIGLSRHPRFMQNMLDRELLLATLWKDLKDVYREKNIPRYEIADLRRSSIPCFTMSLNSSYLTSTQGETIEMAPVEPPIRSCLQKLADLSQADKALQCTLLEICLFPEPHGQPPLRTRQTHVKPLDAPPTDRLEAVLSIAARVEALAVMGTAPDVSWLSFHLHPTTQRRYPTPMDHGLYSGIAGIGLFYLSLFKVSGQTRFLRLTDQVLYSLEQHFGFFKTDLSVSAYHGLGSYLYLLINRRHITGDPKHDERIADLLTQLIEVPPENYDFDFLAGCCGAVTLLANIHALSAREDVLSAIRRMVDYIREQILVEEGQLLRRDDRSVILTGLSHGLSGVIHALCKAYDVTGDAALVPLAVQVLEGENRLSRDGFWLDLRDLGPVDHTSKWCHGDGGILIARRQLMQSMGHALDEATRRTVLDDIQRCENNLWRHGFGEGYNLCHGDFGNLVCLYDLYRHADNADGLGRVRKALEDVAQQFFEGPSLDSDRVPDVSLLTGIAGAGYALLYVMDPSIPNILSLDFAIPV
- a CDS encoding sensor domain-containing protein; this encodes MSNVTPPLSPRAPTVVPGSPLRGTLKGALATLVLLLLGLLFWQLLDQLRATQQQQRQYTIDYTADLAAQVSLNMALNAQIALNLLPIVEQPQSVDEQQALVRKLQQSLPQLRSLALLSPSGRVLSDSEADSQDADFLGELVRRSRAQAHYFSNAEDGSVVHLLLHQASGSSRGYWALRLTPSFFATLTKQADVGLRPLWVVENRLNQQIISRDESLPSISPTRLSPEDLENTVLTVPLSSSDWQLRGLFDRSQVIEQLLPAFIGKCLLGLAFSLLPVIALLNMRRRQRQLHEGRRRYQDIFEGTGVALCVLDLSGLKAFFERAGLRDGDQLRAWLEAPEQLELLRQEVHVTEVNRMALKLLNVDSCEQAWQLLVGKAPQDSNPVGSKLLEALLDQHKQLELEIRLQDAHGREQHLWLVLRLPENQQDYSAVILSINDITSRKLIELSLLEREGFWSDVVRTVPDHLYVQDVISQRMIFSNHHLGQTLGYDRTELHQMGEYFWEILLHNEDADHYHGLRQEQRRAGYAQLLQCQLRFRHRNGKWRRFDIREQALARDRHNQVTRIIGVAKDVTEQIEASESLRDSEQRYRMLAESISDVIFSTDSKLSLNYVSPSVQAVLGYNAEWIFQNGWQSTIANPQQLTGIYTLMDRVSKALDKPEQLAELRNQMQTQLYLFDCLRADGRKIPIELRLVLVWDDNGGFEGVLGVGRDISQQRRAEKDLRMAATVFEHSTSAILITDPAGYIVQANEAFSRVSGYAVSQVLDQLPTMLTVDEQQEAHLRYVLKQLQQHSTWEGEVWLKRRNGEHYPAWVGITAVLDDEGDLASYVCFFSDISERKASEQRIHRLAYYDALTHLPNRTLFQDRLHTALQSAERQKSWVVLMFLDLDRFKPINDSLGHAAGDRMLKEMATRLLGCVADDDTVARMGGDEFTLLLQPRVSREMALNRAITVAEQILASLVRPFVLEGREFFVTASIGIALSPQDGNELSQLMKNADTAMYHAKERGKNNFQFYQADMNASALERLELESDLRHALEQNEFVLYYQPQFSGDGKRLTGAEALLRWRHPRRGLVPPGDFIPVLEELGLVVDVGDWVITEACRQLRTWHQDKVRVPKVSVNISARQFSDGQLGTRIANILRSTGLPPACLELELTESILMREVSEAMQILAGLKNLGLSIAVDDFGTGYSSLNYLKQFPIDVLKIDRTFVDGLPSGEQDAQIARAIIAMAHSLNLAVIAEGVETHEQLDFLREHGCDEVQGYLFGRPMPANRFEAQFSNDALFMLD
- a CDS encoding GreA/GreB family elongation factor → MSRAFVNEDTAAAQADQPVERQISAQPNYVTPTGLAQLQARVAELQALHAQQSARSDQADKQRLADIERDLRYFNQRLQSAQVVAPNASEQVLIGHWVTFVDEEDHERRVQLVGEDQADAANGLVNWGSPLGRALLGTRIGDEVIWERPAGNLAIEVVAIDLD